The DNA sequence GTCGATGCCCAGACTCGCCAACACCGCATTCTGCACCGGCGGAGAGGCGCCTTGCGCCGCCGCGTACGTTTCCCGCAGCAAGGCCTGCGCCCTGTCCGGCGCGCCCTCCTTCAGTGCGATCAGCGCCAGCCCGTACTTTGCCGCCGCCGTCTGCACGCGCGACTTTTGCTCCAGCTGGTTTTCGAACGCGATCGCCGCGTCGTGCAGCCCCATTTGCGTCGGGTCCTGCAACAGGCGCACGCGCGCGCGAATCAGGTGGAAATCGAGGCTGTCCGCACGCTGCTTGTAGCGCTGGTCGCGCGTGCGCGCCTGGATATCGGCAATCCGCTCGGTCGTCAGCGGGTGCGAGCGCAGATAGGCGGGCGCCGCATCCGTGTAAGACCGGGTCGCCGTCTGCATGCGGTTGAAGAATGCGATCATGCCCGACGTGTCATAGCCGGCATCCTTCAGGATCTGCAGCCCGACACGATCCGCCTCGCGTTCGGCGTCGCGGCTGAAGTTGAGCTGCCGCTGTATGGCGGCGCCCTGCCCGCCCATCAGCAACGCGCCTGCCGCATCCGAACTGGAACGCGCCGCCAGCGCGGCCAGCACCATCGATGCCAGCGGAATCAGCGAATCCTGGCGCTGCTGTCCCAGCATGCGCGCGATGTGGCGCTGCGCCACGTGCCCGATTTCGTGCGCCATCACCGACGCCAGTTCCGACTCGTTCTGCGCCGCCAGGATCAGCGCCGAATGCACACCGATGAATCCGCCCGGCAGGGCGAATGCATTGAGCGACGGATCGCGCACCGCGAAAAAGAAAAAGTCGTATCCCGCCTCGCCGCGCGCATCCGGGCGCGCCGCCAGCAGCGTGGCGCCGAAGTTGTTCAGGTATTCGCTCAGCGGCGCATCGTCGAGATAGTCGCGGTCGCGCCGGATATCGCGCATGATCTGCTCACCGAGCTTGCGCTCCATCAGCGGTGACAAGTCTTCGCGGTCGGTATCTCCCAGGCTGGGCAAGTTCTGCGCTGCAGCCAGCGATGGCGCAACGGCAGCCGGGATGATGCCGGCAATGGCAAGAACAGCGGCGCCGATCAGGCGTCCGGCCGAGTGGCGGCGGAATGGAGTCGGTTTGGATTTCACGGTGCTATGATACCCGGACCGTTGAATCGATCAAGGCTCCATGGAATTTGTTACTGATGAGTATGAAAAAAATGCATGAAAGCGCGTCCCAGAGACAAGGCGAACTCACCCACTTCGACCAGGCCGGACAGGCGCACATGGTGGATGTCGGCGCGAAGAACGAGACCCACCGGATCGCAGTCGCCAGCGGCACGATCCGGATGAAGCCGGAAACCTTGGCGATCATTCAATCGGGTACGGCAAAAAAGGGAGACGTGCTCGGCATTGCGCGGATTGCCGCGATCATGGCGGCGAAACGCACCAGCGACTTGATACCGCTTTGTCATCCGCTGGCGCTGACGCGCGTGGCGGTCGATTTCAGCATTGATGCGTCGGCATCAAGCGTCACCTGCACTGCGCAGGTCGAGACATATGGGAAAACTGGCGTGGAAATGGAAGCGTTGACGGCCGTGCAGGTTGGGCTGCTGACGGTTTACGATATGTGCAAGGCGGTGGATCGGGGGATGGTGATGATGGATGTGCGAGTGATGGAAAAGCACGGTGGGAAGTCAGGAGATTGGGTGGCTTAATATAGTTCTTTGTAGTTCCTCACTGATACCACGACAATCTTAACCAAATGCAAAAACGCCCTGATTCCTTCAAAAGAATCAGGGCGTTTAACGTTAGGTGCAATATGTTTGCAGGCTATTGCAACCTAATAGAATTACGGGCCAACAGTACATCCCTTGATGGCAACCGCGCCAGAACCGCTAATTACGCATCCCCAGGTAACATCGCCACCGGCGTTAGCAGGCGCCGTCGGCGTAAGGGTAGCGGTGATACCACCTACCGTTGCAGCCAGCACACCGGTGCCCGTGCAGTTACTAATTGCATTGCTAGCGGTATCTTGGCAGCCGAGAGTGCCTGGAGCACCGGCAGCGCCGACGCCCAGGTTATATGCTTCTGTAACCTTGAGTTTTCCGCCATCCAGGCTACCCACAGCGGCACCTGCATTAGCTTTTTTCACGTAATCTTGATATGCCGGAATAGCAACTGCCGCCAGAATACCGATAATCGCCACCACGATCATCAATTCGATCAGAGTAAAGCCGCTCTGCGCACGCTGAACCATTTTCATCGATTTCATTTTGCTTCTCCCTTTGGAAATTAGGCAGACCACCTGCCACGCAGACTATCTTGCAACGACCATGCCAGCAGGAATTATTCGAATCTTAGCGGGAATTTGTAGTTTATTAGGCAAGTTATTCCGCCTACACTGACAAGATTTGTCACTTACATACAATTCTATTGAGCAAGAAATGGTCACTCAACAAAATTTGTCAGTTCCCCTGCCAGAAATTTCCATTATTGCAAGCTGAACTGAATGCGGGTTCCGGCAATGTGAATTACATCCCCATCAGCAAGCGCCTGCGTTCCCGCATCGATAGTACGCTCGTTGACACGGGCCGGAGTGTCGCCCTCCATATGGGCAATGTAATAACCGTCGAAACGCCGGGTAATGACCGCCACTTGCATTCCGGGGCGGCCGATCGTAGTCAGGGCCTTGGAAACCGGGGTTTCCAAGCCCGCATTGGCGCCATTCAGGATTTTGAGCGATGCAGGTCTTGCGGCCCCGCCGGACGATGGATGCGCGCACGGAATCGAGAGGCCCGGGACATTGTGATCAGAGGAGCATGGCACATAGCTGATCCGGTATTGTGCCAGCTCGATCACGTCGTTTTCCTGCAAAAAGTGCTTTTTGATCGGCTGGCCATTGACCTGCGTGCCGTTCGTGCTGTTCAAGTCCTCAAGAAACGAATCATCGTTGACAGTGACAATGACGGCGTGTTCGGCGCTGACCGCGAGGTTGTCGATGACGAGATCGTTGTGCGGGCCGCGTCCTATCGTGATCCGCTCCTTGGATAGCGTGACTTCCCGCAGAACTTCGTTATTCATCGAAAGAATGATCTTCGCCATTTTCCTCTCCGTCCACCTTCTCTTTTTATTAAGCCATCCAGCGCAAAACCCGGTCAAGCAAGCTCTCCGCCCGCGGCTCGTCCCGTCGTACTTCCACCAGGATGGCAGAAATGTTATCGCGGCCGCCATGCTCGTTCGCCTCCTGCACCAGCGCATCGCACGTACTGCTGCAGGAATGATGCTTATTTTTCAATAGATCGCAGATTTCCCGGTCACTCAGCATGTCGGACAACCCGTCCGAGCACAGCAGGTACAGGTCGCCGGCTTCGAGACGATGGTCATGCAGCTCCACTTCCATCTCTGCACCGACACCGACCGCGCGCGTCACCAGATTCTTGTTCGGAGAAAACTGCGCCCATTCCGGGCTGATCAGTCCCGCATCGATCTGCTCCTGCAAAAGCGAATGGTCTTTCGTGATCTGAACCAGCTCGCCCTGACGCAGGCGGTAGGCGCGCGAATCGCCGACATGGGCAATCGTGACGATCTCCTCGTGGAACAGCGCCGTCACAAGAGTCGTGCCCATGCCATTGTAACGAGGCTGCGCACATGCCGCTTCCAGAATGGCATCGTTGGCATGATGTATCGATGCATCCATCATTTGATGGATCTGCATGGTGCGCTGCGCATGCCATTCATGCCGCTTGGCACGCAGCTTCCGCACGCCGTCTTCGAGCGCTTCCTTTAACACGGCAACGGCAATACCGCTTGCCACTTCACCGGCGCTATAACCGCCCATGCCATCGGCAAGAATGGCAAAACCGTGCTCCGTGTCGATCGCGACACAATCCTCGTTATGCGACCGAACCAGCCCGGTATCGGTCTTGGCCGCGAATTCAAGCTGGAAGTGATGTGCCATGCAACGGATTATAGGTGGCGGTCAGGATTTCTCGTGCCGAGTTTCGGCCCGTGCCGCCAGCCAGTTGCCGAGCATGACGACCGCCGCCGCAGAAAGCAGCCCGGGGATGCTCAAATGCATATCCAGCGCCGGCACAATAATGTCGAGAGGCGGCAGATGCGCATCGAACCAGGGCGAAACGCCAACATCGGTAACGATCATCCCACCCGCGAGATAGCCGAGCAGCCCTGCGCCGAAGGTGACAATCCAGGGAAAATGCTCCATCAGCTTGAGAATCATCGTGCTGCCCCAGATGATAATCGGGATGCTGACAAGAATGCCGAAGCTTACCAGCACCAGCTGATTATCGCCTCCGGTTTGCTCGGCCGCGCTGGCAACGGCAATCACGTTATCGATGCTCATGACCAGGTCGGCTACGATGATGGTCTTGATGGCGGTAAGCAGCCGCTCGCTGGCATGCACATCGTCATGCCCCTCGTCACCTTCGGCCAGCAGCTTGATGCCGATCCAGAACAGCAGGATACCGCCGACGATTTTCAGATACGGCACCTGCAGCATGGTGACCGCGAAGGCAATCAGGACAATGCGTATCCCGATCGCACCGAAGGTGCCCCACAGGATTCCCCGGATGCGATGGCGGCGCGGCAGGTTGCGGCAAGCCATGGCGATCACGATCGCATTATCGCCGCCGAGCAAGATGTCAATCAGGATGATCTGCCCTACCGCCAGCCAGTTCAGGTTCAGGAGGAAATCCATAAAATTTCAGAATGGTAACGCATAAAACAAGACGGGGAGCCGCAGCTCCCCGTCTATGATGCCCGATCCGTCAGTCAATGACGAATCTGTCCTGCAGAATTACAGCATTGCCTTGAGCAGGCGCGCCATTTCGGACGGGTTCTTGGTCACTTTGATGCCGCAGGCTTCCATGATTTCCAGCTTGGCTTGCGCGGTGTCGGCGCCGCCAGAAATCAGCGCGCCAGCGTGGCCCATGCGCTTGCCCGGAGGCGCGGTGACGCCGGCGATGAAGCCGACCACCGGTTTCTTCATGTTGTCCTTGATCCAATGAGCAGCGTTCGCCTCGTCCGGACCGCCGATCTCGCCGATCATGATCACTGCATCGGTATCGGGATCGTCGTTGAACATCTTCATGACGTCGATGTGCTTCAGACCGTTGATGGGATCGCCGCCAATACCGACTGCGGACGATTGGCCCAGACCCAGCGCGGTCAGCTGCGCCACGGCTTCATAGGTCAGCGTGCCGGAACGCGACACGACGCCGATGCGGCCCTTGCGGTGGATGTGGCCCGGCATGATACCGATCTTGATTTCGTCCGGCGTGATCAGGCCCGGGCAGTTCGGACCGAGCAGCAGGGTCTTGCTGCCTGCCTTCTTCATCTTGTCCTTCACTTCCAGCATGTCACGAACCGGAATGCCTTCGGTGATGCAGATCGCCAGGTCGAGCTCGGCTTCGACTGCTTCCCAGATCGCAGCGGCAGCGCCTGCCGGCGGCACATAGATCACGGAAACGGTAGCGCCGGTTTTTTCCTTGGCGTCCTTGACGTTCGCGAAAATCGGAATGCCTTCGAAATCCTCGCCTGCCTTTTTCGGGTTCACGCCGGCGACGAAACAGTTCTTGCCGTTTGCGTAGTCGCGGCACATGCGGGTGTGGAACTGGCCGGTCTTGCCGGTGATGCCTTGGGTGATGACTTTGGTGTCTTTATTGATCAGAATCGACATGTTTGTTTCCTCGATTATTTACCGTTGGCCGCGGCCACGACCTTTTGCGCTGCTTCTTCCATCGTATCGGCCGCGATGATCGGCAGGCCGGATTCAGCCAGCATCTTCTTGCCGAGGTCTTCGTTGGTACCCTTCATGCGGACAACCAGCGGTACGGAGAGCGATACAGCCTTGGATGCAGCGATCACGCCTTCCGCGATCACGTCGCAACGCATGATGCCGCCGAAGATGTTGACCAGGATAGCCTTCAGGTTCGGGTTCTTCAGCATCAGCTTGAAGGCTTCGGTCACTTTCTCGGTGGTGGCACCGCCGCCGACGTCGAGGAAGTTGGCCGGCTCGCCGCCGAACAGTTTAATCGTGTCCATGGTAGCCATCGCCAGGCCGGCGCCGTTCACCAGGCAGCCGATGTTGCCGTCGAGGGAAATATAGGCGAGGTCGAACTTGGACGCTTCGATTTCAGCCGGATCTTCTTCGTCGAGGTCACGCATCGCCACGATTTCCGGGTGACGGAACAGCGCGTTGGCATCGAAGTTGAACTTGGCGTCGAGTGCGATCACCTTGCCATCGCCGGTCAGGATCAGCGGGTTGATTTCGGCCAGCGATGCGTCGGTTTCCCAATACGCCTTGTACAAGCCTTGCAGGTTCTTGCGCGCATCAGCGACGGATGCAGCCGGAATGCCGATCTTGGTAGCGATCGAGTCAGCGTCCGCGTCGGTCAGGCCGGTGGCCGGATCAATGATGACCTTGTGGATGAGCTCAGGATGCTTTTCCGCAACTTCTTCGATGTCCATGCCGCCTTCGCTGGAAGCCATCAGCACGACGCGCTGGCTCAAACGATCGGTGACGAAGCTGACATACAGTTCCTTCTTGATGTCGGCGCCTTCTTCGATCAGCAGGCGGCGCACTTTCTGACCTTCCGGGCCGGTCTGGTGCGTGACGAGCTGCATGCCCATGATGGCGGTCGAGTATTCCTTGACCTGGTCGAGCGATTTGGCGACTTTCACGCCACCGCCCTTGCCGCGACCGCCAGCGTGGATCTGAGCCTTGACGACCCAGACCGGGCCTCCAAGAGTCTCGGCCGCCTTGACCGCTTCTTCCACGGAAAAGCACGGAATGCCGCGCGGAACCGTCACTCCGAACTTACGGAGGATTTCTTTGCCCTGATACTCATGGATTTTCATGCGAGCTTCCCTTCAGACGCTTATTGAAAAAAACAAACTTGATAATTAACTGGATTCTGGTACTGCTTGCAACTTAACCGCCCAGCGCGGGTAATACTTGGCGACCGCCGCGCCTTCGGAACGCAGGGCATGGCAGCGGTCGAGTTGAAATGGTTTATGGGTTTGCTGGTCGTCGTTCGCGCCGTCGCGCGTATCGATCACGTCGCCGGCAAACGCCTGGATGACTGCGGTGGGCAACACCATCGCCATTTCGGACAGATGGGTGCAGCCGTGGATGCCGGACAGGCGCTGCCGCACACCATCGCGAAAGCCTTTAAGCAGATTGAGCCCGGCCAGCTTCTTGTAAGCAGGACCGATGGTGTCGCAATAACCGGGATAAGGAACGGCATCGGACGCCGCTTCGGCGTCGATCACATTCAATTGGGTATCGACTGTCAGGCGCAGCCAGAGATTATGCAGCGCTTCGCCCGCCGGTCGCACGCCGGAAGCGAGCTGGGTGTCACGGGTTTTGACATCTGTGATACGCGCGTCGATATCCCACAAGCCGTCGTCGCGAGCGAATGCTTCGATCTGGATTGCGCGTGTGTGCTTGAGCGCACGGCGGGATGTCGGCGGTGATAAGGGCATACGGACAAATGCCGGTGAAGCGGCAAAAATAAAGCCGCATTTGCGTGTCGTTGCCGCAGCTTCTACGGCAACAGCCGCTCATGCGGCGCTGCAAAAACTCCAAAAGTGTAGCACAGGTAAGTACCGGAAAACCAAGGTGTTTCTTTTTCCGCTATTGAAGAGTGATAAAAACGCTAATTTTTGCCCAATTTGCGCGCTTTTTCCGCCGCCGTTATCACCAATGCAAATAACTGTTATTGATTTTGAAGCCCTCCCACCTCAACCAATATGCGAGACAGCACGACCATGCACGGATGGGAGTGGCGGATTTATGCGCATGGATCGCTATTGCCGGAGCGGCATTCCATCGCGCGCGACCATGGCGACGGGAAGCGACAGGAAACTCAGTCTTCAGACTGATCGATCGCGCGCATGGCGCCCTGGATGGCGCGCATCGAGAAACCGCGTTGCTGCAAGAAACGCATCTGCTTCGCGCGCTCGGCAGCATCGGCGGGAGCTTGCCTGAATTTCTTCTTCCAGACTTCGCGTGCGCGCGCAGTTTCGTCCTGTGCGAGGCTGGCCTTGATGTCATCAAGCGCGTCGCCTTCGATACCGTGGCTTTGCAATTCGGACAGGATGCGGCTATTGCCGAAGCGTGCGGCACGGCGATGTACCAATGATTCGGAAAAACGCGACTGTGACAATAGCTTGGCAGCCTCCAGCGCATCGAGCAAGGCGTCGATGTCATCGGTTTCCTGCGCATAGCGCGCGAGCTTGCGCGCCAGTTCCAGCCGGCTGTGCTCGCGGGCGGACAAATACTTCAGAGCCCGCGCCTTCAGGCTCATTTGCAGCTTAGCCATCGAGCGCGGGCTCCCTCACGTGAAGTATTCGGGATGAAGGAAAAGAGAAAGATTTACTCAGCTTCGGCAGCGACCGGGGGCAACTGGGGCACGCCAAGCGCGGCACGCACCTTGTTTTCGATTTCGCGTGCGAGTTCCGGATGCTCTTTCAGGTAATTACGGGCGTTGTCCTTGCCCTGGCCGATGCGTTCGCCGTTGTAGCTGTACCAGGCGCCGGATTTCTCGACGATCTTTGCTTCCGAGCCGAGGTCGAGGATTTCGCCTTCGCGCGAGGTGCCTTCGCCATACAGGATGTCGAAGTGCGCTTCCCTGAACGGCGGCGCCACCTTGTTCTTCACGACCTTGACCTTGGTTTCGTTGCCGATCACCTCTTCGCCCGACTTGATGGAGCCGGTGCGGCGGATATCGAGACGGACCGATGCGTAGAACTTGAGCGCATTGCCGCCGGTGGTCGTTTCGGGGTTGCCGAACATGACGCCGATCTTCATACGGATCTGGTTAATGAAGATCACCAGCGTATTGGTGCGGTTGATGCTGCCAGTCAGCTTGCGCAGCGCCTGGGACATCAGGCGGGCCTGCAGGCCGGGCAGCGAGTCGCCCATATCGCCTTCGATTTCGGCTTTCGGAGTCAAGGCGGCGACCGAGTCGACCACCACTAGGTCGACGCTGCCGGAACGTACCAGCGCGTCGCAAATTTCAAGCGCCTGCTCGCCGGTATCCGGCTGGGAAACCAGCAGATCCGACAGATTGACGCCGAGCTTCTGGGCATACACGACGTCGAGCGCGTGTTCGGCATCGATAAATGCACAGGTGCCGCCCAGTTTTTGCATTTCTGCAATCGCTTGCAGGGTGAGCGTGGTTTTACCGGACGATTCCGGACCATAGATCTCGACGACACGCCCGCGCGGCAAGCCGCCCACGCCCAGCGCGATGTCCAGCCCAAGCGAACCGGTCGATACCGTCTGCACTTCTTCAGCAACCGCGCCGTCCGCCATGCGCATCACGGAGCCCTTGCCGAACTGCTTTTCAATTTGCGCCAACGCGGCAGCCAGTGCCTTGGCCTTGTCCGGGTTTTGTGCGGATTTCTTGTCGTCCATATCCAAATTCTTTCGACAGTTAGGTTATGTGGAGTCCAAAATGGGAGTTGCCGGACCCCGTACTGAATACTGCTTTCGACGTCACAGTGCGTACTGTATAAAAAACCAGTGCTTTATGCAAGCGCGAATTTCAAATATCGCGAAAAGTCTGCGGGACGATGCCATGGCCTGGCTAGCGCGCCTTGTCGTCATTAATAAAAGACAATAGACTACCGTCCATCCGATTGCAGAGTCTGACCATGCGTATTTTGCTCGCCGAAGACGATAGTGTACTAGCCGATGGCCTGACCCGCTCGTTGCGGCAATCGGGTTACGCGACCGATTGCGTCAAGAATGGCCTGGAGGCAGACACTGCGCTGTCGACCCAGGATTTCGATCTACTGATCCTGGACCTGGGCCTGCCCAAGATGTCGGGGCTGGAAGTACTGCGGCGCCTGCGCGCGCGCAACTCGCGCCTGCCGGTGCTGATCCTGACCGCCAGCGACTCGGTCGAGCAGCGCGTCAAGGGCCTCGACCTGGGGGCGGACGACTACATGGCCAAGCCGTTCGCGCTGTCCGAGCTGGAGGCGCGGGTACGCGCCCTGACCCGGCGCGGCGTCGGCGGCGGTCCGACCGTGATCAAGCATGGACCGCTGTCCTATGACCAGGTGGGACGCATCGCGTACATGAATGACCAGATGCTGGACTTGTCGGCGCGCGAGCTCGGCTTGCTTGAGGTACTGCTGCAGCGTACCGGCCGCCTGGTATCGAAGGAACAGCTGGTCGATCACCTGTGCGAATGGGGCGAGGAAGTCAGCAATAACGCCATCGAGGTTTACGTGCATCGCCTGCGCAAGAAGATCGAGGCCGGCGGCGTGCGCATCGCCACCGTGCGCGGCCTCGGATATTGCCTGGAAAAGCTTCCTGATAGCGCGGCCGGCAGCGCCGCCCCTCCGGCCGGTCCATGAGCGAGGTCCATCGTCCGGACGCGCCCGCGTCCGGCTCTCCTCCTTCCCACCTCGCCTTCGATACCGTAGATACCCAGCCCGAGGAGCGCATCCAGCGCTCGCTGTTCGGCGAGATCCTGGATTGGATGCTGGTGCCGCTGTTGCTGCTATGGCCGATGAGCATCGCGATCACCTACCTGGTGGCGAAGTCGATCGCCAACCATCCGTTCGACCGCGCGCTGGACGACAAGGTCACGGTGCTGGCGCAGCAGGTCAGGGAAGTCAACGGCAAGGTGGTGGCGCAGACGTCCGGCGCGGCGCGCGACATCCTGCGCGCCGACGATGTCGACAATGTGTATTTCCAGGTGCTTGGCGCGCGCGGCGAATTCGTCGACGGCGACCGCGACCTGCCGCCGCCGGCCGAAGAGGATAAACAGCCGACGAGCGCGGTGCAGTTTCACAACGAAACCATCCATGGCAACGACGTCAGGATCGCCTATATATATGTCGACCTGCGCCCCTACAGGCGCGGGAAGGAAGTATTGCGGGAACCGTACCTGGCCCTGGTCCAGGTGGGCGAAACGCTGGACAAGCGCGCGCATCTGGCCAACGAGATCATCAAGGGCGTGATCCTGCCGCAGTTCATCATCCTGCCGATCGCGCTGGCGCTGGTCTGGTTTGCGCTCTCGCGCGGACTGTCGCCACTGGCCGAGCTGCAGCACCGTATCCGTACGCGCCGGCCGGACGATCTGAGCCCGATCGAGTCGGGCCAGGTGCCGGAGGAAATCTCACCGCTGGTACGTTCCTTCAACGACATGCTGGAGCGGCTGGCGCAAACCATCCAGATGCAAAAGCGCTTCATCGCCGACGCCGCGCACCAGATGAAGACGCCGCTGGCGGGCATGCGCATGCAGTCCGAACTGGCTTTGCGCGAAACCAATCAGGACGAGATCCACCGCTCGCTGGAGCAACTCTCGAAAAGCTCCGAATCGGCCACGCGCCTGGTCAACCAGCTGCTGGCCCTGGCGCGCGCGGAAAACCAGACGCCGGAAGCCAAGCCCTTCGTGCCGCTGGAACTGACTGAGCTGGCGCGCAACGTGGTGCAAGACTGGGTGCAAGCCTCGTTCACGCACCGCATCGACTTCGGATTCGAGCAGCCGGGGCACCCGATCATGGTGATCGGCAATCCGCTCATGCTGCGCGAGCTGCTCTCCAACCTGATCGACAACGCGCTGCGCTATACGCCCGAAGGCGGCAGCGTCACCGTGCGGGTGCGCGCCGATGCGGTGACCGGGAAGGCAATCCTGGAAGTGGAAGATACCGGCCCTGGCATTCCGCCATCCGAGCGGCCGCACGTGTTCGAACGCTTCTACCGCATCCTCGGCAGCAATGCGGAAGGCAGCGGGCTGGGCCTGTCGATCGTGCGCGAGATAGCGCAGCAGCACAATGCCGAGATCGACATCCTCAACAACCCGAACTGCCACGACCCGAAGCTTCCGGGCTGCATCTTCCGCGTCAGCCTGCGCATGGAGCATCGTCCCGAATTCATTGAAGACATAGGCTGACATGTCCCAAGAGCCCTTATCGATCCGGCATCCGCGCGATGCCTACTGGCGACAGGTACGGCGGCTGACGGCCGTATTGCTGGCCTCGTGGTTCCTGCTGACGTTCGTTGTGATTTTCTTCGCGCGCGAGCTGTCCGGCGTCACCCTGTTCGGCTGGCCGCTCCCTTTCTACATGGCGGCGCAAGGGCTGACGCTGCTGTACCTGGCCATCGTGGCCATTTACATGATCCGCATGCGGCGCCTGGACCGGCAATTGAAGAGCGATACAACCAATGCCCGATAAATCCTTTTCCCGGCGCCTGACCGGTTATTACGGCTGGTACACGGTCGGCTTCGTCATTTTCCTGCTGTCGCTCGCCATTCTCGAGCGTGAAGGCTTCCCGCGCCAGTGGATCGGCTACATGTTCATGTTTTCGTCCATCGTGCTGT is a window from the Noviherbaspirillum sp. UKPF54 genome containing:
- a CDS encoding sensor histidine kinase codes for the protein MSEVHRPDAPASGSPPSHLAFDTVDTQPEERIQRSLFGEILDWMLVPLLLLWPMSIAITYLVAKSIANHPFDRALDDKVTVLAQQVREVNGKVVAQTSGAARDILRADDVDNVYFQVLGARGEFVDGDRDLPPPAEEDKQPTSAVQFHNETIHGNDVRIAYIYVDLRPYRRGKEVLREPYLALVQVGETLDKRAHLANEIIKGVILPQFIILPIALALVWFALSRGLSPLAELQHRIRTRRPDDLSPIESGQVPEEISPLVRSFNDMLERLAQTIQMQKRFIADAAHQMKTPLAGMRMQSELALRETNQDEIHRSLEQLSKSSESATRLVNQLLALARAENQTPEAKPFVPLELTELARNVVQDWVQASFTHRIDFGFEQPGHPIMVIGNPLMLRELLSNLIDNALRYTPEGGSVTVRVRADAVTGKAILEVEDTGPGIPPSERPHVFERFYRILGSNAEGSGLGLSIVREIAQQHNAEIDILNNPNCHDPKLPGCIFRVSLRMEHRPEFIEDIG
- a CDS encoding response regulator transcription factor — its product is MRILLAEDDSVLADGLTRSLRQSGYATDCVKNGLEADTALSTQDFDLLILDLGLPKMSGLEVLRRLRARNSRLPVLILTASDSVEQRVKGLDLGADDYMAKPFALSELEARVRALTRRGVGGGPTVIKHGPLSYDQVGRIAYMNDQMLDLSARELGLLEVLLQRTGRLVSKEQLVDHLCEWGEEVSNNAIEVYVHRLRKKIEAGGVRIATVRGLGYCLEKLPDSAAGSAAPPAGP
- a CDS encoding DUF4212 domain-containing protein, with amino-acid sequence MSQEPLSIRHPRDAYWRQVRRLTAVLLASWFLLTFVVIFFARELSGVTLFGWPLPFYMAAQGLTLLYLAIVAIYMIRMRRLDRQLKSDTTNAR